A stretch of Paraburkholderia phenazinium DNA encodes these proteins:
- a CDS encoding SDR family NAD(P)-dependent oxidoreductase, with protein sequence MDNQPVVLITGALTGIGRATAIAFARDHARIVVSGRRAEEGRQLAEELRSLGAEAEFVQSDVRFEDEVRKLVDATVARFGRLDIAVNSAGTEGESAPVIEQTPERYAAVFETNVLGTLLAMKHELRVMAPQGSGSIVNISSTMGARGAAGASLYVASKHAVEGLTKSAALEAAAFGVRVNAVAPGPVETAMLDRLTANAERKAAFLAGVPLKRAGTPEEMADAILFVASPRASFMTGEVLRVNGGRTAA encoded by the coding sequence ATGGACAACCAACCTGTCGTACTCATCACCGGCGCACTGACTGGCATCGGTCGCGCTACCGCAATCGCTTTTGCTCGTGACCACGCCCGTATCGTCGTTTCGGGGCGCCGCGCGGAAGAAGGCCGGCAACTCGCCGAGGAGCTACGCTCGCTCGGTGCCGAGGCAGAGTTCGTGCAGTCAGACGTGCGCTTCGAAGACGAAGTGCGCAAGCTCGTCGACGCCACCGTCGCGCGATTCGGACGGCTAGACATCGCGGTCAACTCGGCGGGCACCGAAGGCGAATCGGCCCCGGTGATCGAGCAAACCCCCGAACGCTACGCCGCCGTGTTCGAAACCAATGTGCTCGGCACGTTGCTCGCAATGAAACACGAACTTCGTGTCATGGCGCCGCAAGGTAGCGGTAGTATCGTCAACATCTCGTCGACGATGGGCGCGCGCGGTGCAGCAGGCGCATCGCTATATGTGGCCAGCAAGCACGCCGTGGAAGGCCTCACGAAGTCGGCGGCGCTCGAGGCCGCGGCGTTCGGTGTACGCGTCAATGCGGTCGCGCCTGGTCCTGTCGAAACAGCGATGCTCGACCGGCTCACGGCGAATGCGGAACGCAAGGCTGCCTTTCTCGCCGGTGTCCCCCTCAAGCGTGCCGGGACGCCGGAAGAAATGGCCGACGCGATCCTGTTCGTTGCGTCGCCGCGCGCGAGCTTCATGACCGGTGAGGTGCTCAGAGTCAATGGTGGAAGAACTGCTGCCTAG
- a CDS encoding NAD(P)-binding protein has product MTERPAYIYTSGSPVQHTPMHLNASDMYGFFIKGDLKKLQATVDGTLNRVAAGRMTFQVLSPYIMLTFTRVEHAQSGFPADENKGWGKETDIITWISVGQIEEKDGATKLQRVFLYPAYTWVDVPMAISIGREVFGYPKSLCQFSMPEPGGDPREFKFSSEGWQPYSPQTQLGMHPLIEVTAIDTQNAHRPLLGFIDVIREGLDILRSEKDLFALDEAGIEDLATLFLRTRVDQLFLKQFPDANGLKAVYQAIVVAPATVDKVHSARLLGYTYACTLHKFDTFRLDETLGLQLGEQPVLLPFHINMDFTISAGEELLQTAEASSQKIAVLGGGPGAMAAAFYLTEQPGWQDRYDITVYQMGWRLGGKCASGRNAELGQRIEEHGLHMWFGFYDNGFTVMQKVYDALNRPATAPLAKWEDAFKPQNYIVLTEYIDQSYKFWPIEIPIKPGVPGAHNEEITFSAILETVTAWIGQWLDDLGHHLLHAARESGGVIEEAEAILASVIGFVKRLPEVFHFREKQHHQFVLTELQTVQASLPQYVSHHLGIDDKVRHLFISIDLAVTSLIGMHADGVLHHGFDVLNNIEFRDWLRKHGANEAYTIDSAPVRGLYDLVFAFMDGDTARPNIEAGTMLRGILRLAIGYHGGFIWKMQAGMGDTVFTPLYQVLKQRGVSFQFFHNVDELIPDADGVGEIVMTQQVALAEGVTEYNPLVDIADLECWPSCPNYEQIDPAQARTLQAKDVDLESHWSDWAQIYSAEFGKPLPVKRLKRGVDFDKIVYGLSIGSLPHVCPKLLEKSVPLKAASDNVKTVATQAYQIWLSKSIRDLGWNVFGSNGEEPELSAFSKPFNTTTPMNQLLAREVWPTGHVPQSVSYFCSPLPTPDSPPRTDANYASRCTEEVKLSALGQLQHEVFNLWPAVASPGLFDWRILIDPTNGSGLARFDAQYWRANVNPSDRYVLSTVGSTQYRITSDASGFSNLYLAGDWLKTGINAGCVEGAIMGGMQASRAISGYPPIIKGESDH; this is encoded by the coding sequence ATGACGGAACGGCCCGCATACATCTACACCAGTGGCTCACCGGTGCAGCACACGCCCATGCACCTCAACGCATCCGACATGTACGGCTTTTTTATCAAAGGGGATCTGAAAAAGCTGCAGGCTACCGTCGACGGGACGCTCAATCGGGTGGCTGCCGGCCGGATGACTTTTCAGGTGCTGTCGCCCTACATCATGCTGACATTCACACGCGTGGAGCATGCCCAATCGGGCTTCCCCGCGGATGAAAACAAGGGCTGGGGTAAGGAAACCGACATCATCACGTGGATATCGGTTGGGCAAATCGAAGAAAAAGACGGCGCCACGAAGTTGCAGCGCGTCTTTCTTTACCCGGCGTATACATGGGTCGACGTGCCTATGGCCATTTCCATCGGCCGTGAAGTCTTTGGCTATCCAAAGAGCCTGTGTCAATTCAGCATGCCGGAACCAGGCGGGGACCCGCGCGAATTCAAGTTTTCCTCCGAAGGCTGGCAACCCTACAGTCCTCAGACGCAACTAGGCATGCACCCTCTGATCGAGGTCACTGCAATCGATACGCAGAACGCGCATCGGCCCTTGCTTGGATTTATCGATGTGATACGTGAGGGTTTAGACATTCTGCGCTCGGAGAAGGATCTGTTTGCACTCGACGAGGCGGGGATAGAGGATCTCGCAACACTCTTTTTGCGAACACGCGTCGATCAGCTATTTCTCAAGCAGTTCCCGGACGCCAATGGCCTTAAGGCCGTGTACCAGGCCATTGTCGTTGCGCCCGCCACAGTCGACAAAGTGCACAGCGCCAGATTGCTTGGCTATACCTATGCGTGCACATTGCACAAGTTCGATACTTTCCGGCTAGACGAGACCTTGGGCCTCCAGCTCGGAGAACAGCCTGTACTCCTACCTTTCCACATCAATATGGACTTCACCATCTCAGCGGGTGAAGAATTGCTCCAGACCGCGGAGGCAAGCTCGCAGAAAATCGCCGTTCTCGGCGGCGGCCCAGGCGCGATGGCTGCCGCGTTTTATCTTACCGAGCAGCCCGGCTGGCAAGACCGTTACGACATAACTGTCTATCAGATGGGGTGGCGCCTGGGCGGAAAATGTGCCAGTGGACGCAATGCCGAGTTGGGCCAGCGCATCGAAGAGCACGGACTGCATATGTGGTTCGGCTTTTATGACAATGGCTTTACCGTGATGCAAAAGGTCTACGACGCCCTCAATCGGCCTGCTACTGCTCCGCTTGCGAAGTGGGAAGACGCTTTTAAGCCACAGAACTACATTGTGCTCACCGAGTATATCGACCAAAGCTATAAGTTCTGGCCGATCGAGATACCGATCAAACCGGGTGTCCCGGGGGCGCACAACGAGGAAATCACATTTTCGGCAATATTGGAAACCGTAACGGCATGGATTGGGCAATGGCTGGACGATCTCGGCCATCATTTGTTACATGCCGCCAGGGAATCTGGAGGGGTTATCGAGGAAGCAGAAGCCATTCTGGCAAGCGTCATCGGATTCGTGAAGCGCCTGCCCGAAGTGTTCCACTTCCGGGAGAAGCAGCATCACCAGTTTGTACTAACCGAGTTGCAGACGGTTCAGGCTTCTCTGCCCCAGTACGTCTCCCATCATCTGGGCATTGACGACAAGGTGCGGCATCTCTTCATTTCCATCGATCTGGCCGTCACGAGCCTGATCGGCATGCATGCCGACGGCGTCTTGCACCATGGCTTCGACGTCCTCAACAACATCGAATTCCGCGACTGGTTGCGCAAGCACGGCGCCAACGAAGCCTATACGATTGATTCCGCGCCGGTCCGCGGACTCTATGACCTCGTGTTCGCCTTTATGGATGGCGACACCGCTCGCCCGAACATCGAGGCTGGCACGATGCTGCGCGGCATCTTGCGGTTGGCCATTGGTTATCACGGCGGCTTCATCTGGAAAATGCAGGCCGGCATGGGCGACACCGTCTTTACGCCGCTGTATCAAGTGCTAAAACAGCGTGGCGTGAGCTTCCAGTTCTTCCACAACGTGGACGAACTGATTCCGGACGCCGACGGTGTAGGTGAAATCGTCATGACTCAACAGGTGGCTCTTGCAGAAGGCGTCACCGAATACAACCCGCTGGTCGATATCGCCGATCTGGAGTGTTGGCCAAGCTGTCCGAACTACGAGCAGATCGACCCGGCACAGGCACGCACACTGCAGGCCAAAGATGTGGACCTCGAATCCCACTGGAGCGACTGGGCGCAAATTTATAGCGCTGAGTTTGGCAAGCCATTACCGGTCAAGCGGCTAAAACGCGGAGTGGACTTCGACAAGATTGTCTACGGACTGTCGATCGGCTCCCTGCCGCATGTCTGCCCAAAGCTGCTAGAGAAGAGCGTTCCCCTCAAGGCAGCCAGCGACAACGTGAAGACGGTGGCGACTCAGGCCTATCAGATATGGCTGAGCAAGAGCATCCGGGACCTCGGCTGGAATGTATTCGGCTCCAACGGAGAGGAGCCCGAGTTGAGCGCGTTCAGCAAGCCCTTCAATACCACGACGCCGATGAATCAATTGCTGGCGCGTGAAGTGTGGCCGACTGGTCACGTGCCACAGAGCGTCTCTTACTTTTGCAGTCCGCTGCCTACGCCTGATTCGCCGCCCCGCACCGATGCCAACTACGCCTCGCGTTGCACGGAAGAAGTAAAACTGAGTGCGCTTGGTCAACTGCAGCACGAGGTCTTTAACCTCTGGCCCGCCGTGGCGTCTCCAGGTTTATTCGACTGGCGGATATTGATCGATCCGACTAACGGCAGCGGGCTGGCGCGTTTCGACGCGCAGTATTGGCGCGCGAATGTAAACCCTTCCGACCGCTACGTGCTCTCGACCGTGGGTAGTACGCAGTACCGCATAACGAGCGATGCATCCGGCTTTAGCAACCTGTATCTTGCAGGCGATTGGCTCAAGACGGGCATCAACGCTGGTTGCGTGGAGGGCGCCATCATGGGCGGCATGCAGGCTTCACGTGCAATTAGCGGATATCCGCCCATCATCAAGGGCGAGAGTGACCACTGA
- a CDS encoding ABC transporter ATP-binding protein: MSTALSESLDILHVSKHYTQRGVPLAVLDDITLRVRPGEFVSVLGSSGCGKSTLLRLIAGLDSDYSGEIRVAGERVKDTSLERGIVFQDHRLFPWLTASQNILAALRNAPLSAKEKREAVAEHIALVGLNGFENAYPHQLSGGMAQRVAIARGLVNRPRVLLLDEPFGALDALTRARLQNELQRIWERERITMILVTHDVDEALYLGDRVVTMAPRPGRVKRIVDVALPRPRQRSDPRFIRLRDEVLADFAEDGAAAHSDGGGAPSGGQHVSGAPVDSPITDWRLAW; the protein is encoded by the coding sequence ATGAGCACCGCCCTTTCCGAATCACTCGACATTCTTCACGTCAGCAAGCACTACACGCAGCGTGGCGTGCCGCTGGCGGTTCTCGACGACATTACCCTGCGGGTGCGGCCCGGGGAATTCGTCAGCGTGCTCGGCTCGAGCGGCTGCGGCAAGTCGACCTTGCTGCGCCTGATCGCCGGACTCGACAGCGACTACAGCGGTGAGATCCGGGTCGCCGGAGAACGGGTGAAGGATACGTCGCTCGAGCGCGGCATCGTGTTTCAGGACCACCGTCTGTTTCCTTGGCTGACAGCCTCGCAGAATATCCTCGCTGCCTTACGCAATGCGCCATTGTCCGCTAAAGAAAAACGCGAGGCCGTCGCCGAACACATTGCGCTGGTGGGTCTGAACGGCTTCGAGAATGCCTATCCGCATCAACTGTCAGGCGGCATGGCGCAGCGCGTGGCGATTGCACGCGGTCTCGTCAACCGGCCGCGTGTGCTGCTGCTCGACGAACCGTTCGGCGCACTCGATGCGCTGACCCGCGCCCGTCTGCAGAACGAACTGCAACGGATCTGGGAACGCGAGCGCATCACCATGATCCTCGTGACGCACGATGTCGACGAAGCCCTGTACCTGGGCGATCGAGTCGTCACGATGGCGCCGCGCCCTGGGCGAGTCAAACGGATTGTCGACGTCGCGCTGCCGCGGCCACGCCAGCGCAGCGATCCCCGCTTTATCCGCCTGCGCGACGAAGTGCTCGCCGATTTCGCCGAGGATGGCGCCGCAGCTCACAGCGATGGAGGCGGCGCGCCCTCTGGTGGTCAGCACGTATCAGGTGCTCCCGTCGATTCGCCAATCACCGACTGGCGGCTTGCCTGGTAA
- a CDS encoding LLM class flavin-dependent oxidoreductase, which translates to MSENKRQIRLGAFLMETGHHIAAWRHPDAHASGGLDFAHYAQVAQIAERAKFDTIFFADSVSVRDTNLASLSRTARADHFEPLTLLSALSVVTQNIGLIATVSTTFNEPYNLARKFASLDHLSGGRSGWNLVTSSTESEAHNFSFEQHPDHAVRYERAREFYDVVAGLWDSWEDDAFLRDKESGVYFDPDKLHVLNHKGKHFKVRGPLNVARSPQGWPVVVQAGASEAGKELAAQTAEVIFVAHQTLEEAQVFYRDVKGRLAKYGRQPDHLKIMPGIFPVIGRTQEEAREKFDELQNLIHPTVGLSLLSNMSGGVDLSQYPVDGPLPELPETNGGKSRQRLLFDLARRENLTIRDLYLRIAGARGHQQVVGTPQSIADQLQQWFEEEGADGFNIMSPWLPGGLSEFAEQVVPELQRRGLFRTEYEGHTLRENLGLPRPQNRYTQGTAQARAAVR; encoded by the coding sequence ATGAGCGAAAACAAGCGGCAAATCCGGTTAGGCGCATTCCTCATGGAGACCGGCCATCACATCGCCGCATGGCGTCATCCGGATGCGCATGCGAGCGGCGGACTCGATTTCGCCCACTATGCCCAAGTCGCGCAAATCGCCGAGCGCGCGAAATTCGACACCATCTTCTTTGCCGACAGCGTCAGCGTGCGCGACACGAATCTGGCTTCGCTCTCGCGCACCGCACGGGCCGATCACTTCGAACCGTTAACGTTACTCTCGGCGCTTTCCGTGGTGACGCAAAATATCGGGCTGATCGCGACCGTTTCGACCACGTTCAACGAGCCATATAACCTGGCCCGCAAGTTCGCTTCACTTGATCACTTGAGCGGTGGCCGTTCGGGATGGAACCTCGTCACATCGAGTACCGAATCCGAAGCGCACAACTTCAGTTTCGAACAACATCCCGATCACGCGGTGCGTTATGAACGCGCCCGCGAGTTCTACGACGTTGTGGCAGGCCTCTGGGATAGCTGGGAAGACGACGCGTTTCTGCGCGACAAGGAGAGCGGTGTCTACTTCGATCCGGACAAGCTTCACGTACTCAATCACAAAGGCAAGCACTTCAAGGTGCGTGGGCCGCTTAACGTCGCACGCTCACCCCAGGGTTGGCCGGTGGTTGTACAGGCAGGCGCCTCGGAAGCCGGCAAGGAACTCGCCGCGCAAACTGCCGAGGTGATCTTCGTCGCACATCAGACGCTGGAAGAAGCCCAGGTGTTCTATCGCGACGTCAAAGGGCGACTGGCGAAATACGGACGGCAGCCCGATCATCTGAAAATCATGCCAGGTATCTTTCCTGTGATCGGCCGCACGCAGGAAGAGGCGCGCGAGAAATTCGACGAGTTGCAGAACCTGATCCATCCTACGGTCGGTCTATCGCTGCTATCGAATATGTCCGGCGGCGTCGATCTCTCGCAGTACCCCGTGGATGGCCCGCTGCCCGAGCTTCCAGAAACCAATGGCGGCAAGAGCCGTCAACGGTTGCTGTTCGATCTCGCACGCCGCGAGAATCTGACCATACGTGACCTGTATTTGCGCATCGCCGGTGCGCGTGGTCATCAGCAGGTAGTGGGCACGCCGCAAAGCATCGCAGATCAGCTACAGCAATGGTTCGAGGAAGAAGGTGCCGACGGCTTCAATATCATGTCGCCGTGGCTACCAGGCGGGCTTAGCGAATTTGCGGAACAGGTGGTGCCGGAGTTGCAACGCCGTGGGCTTTTCCGCACCGAGTACGAAGGCCACACGTTGCGTGAGAATCTGGGGCTGCCGCGGCCCCAGAACCGTTATACCCAAGGCACGGCGCAGGCACGGGCTGCAGTCCGCTAA
- a CDS encoding SDR family NAD(P)-dependent oxidoreductase encodes MSPLSGKTALVTGASRGIGRASALALAKAGAQVLVHYCPEDTAANEVVTQIRAAGGHADRIAADLSAPDGPHRLANRARAVIGARLDVLVCSADMTKGASIEDTTVADFDELFALNVRAPYFLVQQLMPAMCKGSSVLLVSSLATHDQVGTVSSPASAYAASQGAVDTLVKYFATTLGARGVRVNAIAADVVASGISDPKTKNSGRLTPTAPEMQRFKRSAQPEDIGGAVVFLASDAARWITGETLCVDGGSKL; translated from the coding sequence ATGAGCCCTCTCAGTGGAAAAACCGCGCTCGTCACGGGCGCCTCTCGCGGGATAGGCCGTGCTAGCGCGCTGGCCCTCGCGAAAGCAGGCGCCCAGGTTCTGGTTCACTATTGCCCTGAAGACACAGCGGCCAACGAAGTGGTTACGCAGATTCGCGCAGCCGGTGGCCACGCCGACAGAATTGCTGCGGATCTGAGCGCCCCGGATGGGCCGCACCGGCTGGCAAATCGAGCGCGCGCCGTAATCGGCGCACGTCTGGATGTACTGGTGTGCAGCGCCGACATGACGAAGGGCGCGAGCATTGAAGACACCACCGTCGCCGATTTCGACGAGCTGTTCGCCTTGAACGTGCGCGCGCCCTACTTTCTGGTGCAGCAACTGATGCCGGCGATGTGCAAAGGCAGTAGCGTCTTGCTGGTCTCCTCGCTGGCGACCCATGATCAGGTGGGCACCGTATCGTCACCGGCATCGGCCTATGCGGCAAGCCAAGGCGCCGTCGACACGCTGGTGAAGTACTTTGCGACCACGCTCGGTGCCCGCGGCGTGCGCGTCAATGCGATTGCTGCGGACGTGGTGGCAAGCGGAATATCAGACCCAAAAACAAAAAATAGTGGCCGGCTAACGCCAACGGCCCCCGAAATGCAGAGGTTCAAGCGTAGCGCGCAACCCGAGGACATCGGCGGGGCAGTCGTTTTTCTCGCTTCGGACGCGGCACGCTGGATTACCGGCGAGACGCTGTGCGTCGACGGCGGTTCGAAACTTTAA
- a CDS encoding DUF3237 domain-containing protein produces MSTPAFEDLPAALQSIQTRPLFVMRLDVKPIVIVGDTPGTFRRIGIVPSGTFAGERLSGKVLDGGSDWQSARSDGSTTLDVRLILQTDDGVNITIAYRGIRHGAADVIQRLEKGEPVDPASYYFRINPVFEAPAGKYEFLNRVIAVGTGHRFKDGPVYSVFEVL; encoded by the coding sequence ATGTCTACTCCCGCTTTCGAAGACCTGCCCGCCGCGCTCCAGAGCATCCAGACGCGGCCGTTGTTCGTGATGCGGCTCGATGTCAAGCCGATCGTCATCGTCGGCGACACGCCGGGAACGTTTCGCCGCATCGGCATCGTGCCGTCCGGCACCTTTGCGGGCGAGCGCCTGAGCGGCAAGGTGCTCGACGGCGGCAGCGACTGGCAAAGCGCGCGCAGCGACGGCAGTACCACGCTCGATGTGCGCCTGATCCTGCAGACCGACGATGGTGTCAACATCACGATAGCCTACCGCGGCATTCGCCACGGCGCGGCCGACGTGATCCAGCGGCTCGAAAAAGGCGAACCGGTCGATCCGGCCAGCTACTACTTTCGCATCAATCCGGTCTTCGAAGCCCCCGCTGGCAAGTATGAATTTCTGAACCGGGTGATCGCGGTGGGCACGGGTCACCGCTTCAAGGACGGGCCGGTCTATAGCGTGTTTGAGGTGCTCTAG
- a CDS encoding aliphatic sulfonate ABC transporter substrate-binding protein, with protein sequence MRFALSALAGLSGLRRFSVCALVLFGVLCTNAAQANETVSISYQRSSTLFILLKRTGALEKKLNAMGYDVSWHEFSTGLLQSLNAGSVDLHADVADAFALFTQAANAPLTYYAEETSAPSAQAIIVPPDSPIHSIADLKGKRVAVSKGSGCNFLLIAALAKAGLTIKDIQVRYLEAPDALAAFRGGNIDAWAIWDPFLAAQQRDAHVRVIADGTGGVAQYNRFYTATTAFADKHPDVIRVVFDELNETGKWVKAHPQEAAQILGPLWGDIPTPTVELANSRRSYDIVPVKRDQLGEQQRIADTYFAAGLIPNTLKATDVRIWTPPAAK encoded by the coding sequence ATGCGCTTCGCTCTTTCCGCTTTGGCCGGTCTGTCTGGACTGCGCCGGTTTTCCGTTTGCGCCCTGGTGCTGTTCGGCGTGCTGTGCACGAACGCCGCGCAAGCCAACGAAACGGTTTCGATCAGCTATCAGCGCTCGTCGACGCTATTCATCCTGTTAAAGCGCACCGGCGCGCTGGAAAAGAAGCTCAACGCAATGGGCTATGACGTCAGCTGGCATGAGTTTTCAACGGGGCTGCTGCAATCGCTAAACGCTGGGAGCGTCGATCTGCATGCGGATGTCGCCGATGCATTCGCGCTCTTCACGCAGGCCGCGAACGCGCCGCTGACGTATTACGCCGAAGAGACCTCTGCGCCGAGTGCACAAGCCATCATCGTCCCACCGGATTCGCCGATCCATTCGATCGCGGATCTGAAGGGCAAGCGCGTGGCGGTATCGAAAGGCTCCGGCTGCAATTTTCTTCTGATTGCAGCGCTTGCCAAGGCTGGACTGACGATCAAGGATATTCAGGTACGTTACCTCGAAGCGCCGGATGCGCTCGCTGCGTTTCGAGGTGGCAACATCGACGCCTGGGCCATCTGGGATCCGTTCCTTGCCGCACAGCAGCGCGACGCGCATGTCCGCGTGATCGCCGACGGCACTGGCGGTGTCGCGCAATACAACCGCTTTTACACGGCGACTACGGCGTTTGCGGACAAACACCCGGATGTGATTCGTGTCGTATTCGATGAGCTGAACGAAACAGGCAAGTGGGTTAAGGCGCACCCGCAAGAGGCTGCACAGATCCTTGGACCGTTGTGGGGCGATATTCCGACGCCGACCGTCGAGCTGGCGAACAGCCGGCGCAGCTATGACATCGTGCCGGTGAAGCGCGACCAGCTTGGCGAACAACAGCGGATCGCGGACACGTATTTTGCGGCAGGGTTGATCCCGAACACGTTGAAGGCGACCGACGTCCGGATCTGGACGCCGCCCGCGGCGAAATAA
- a CDS encoding TauD/TfdA dioxygenase family protein, translated as MSAAVSADIGSIQVAPLSAHIGAEIHGVDLTRPLSAQQVAEIRAALLRWRVVFFREQFLTHEQHVAFSAQFGELTVGHPVFGHVDGHPQIYSISKFRKATRFEGEPLLRPWTGWHTDVTAAINPPYASILRGVTIPPFGGDTQWTNLVTAYLKLSEPLRALVDGLRGVHRFAPPAGAKGTDSFVQAVSQHTLVTEHPLVRVHPETGERALYVSPGFLKYIVGVTPRENQVLLELLWEHVTRPEFTVRFKWELGSIAFWDNRATAHLAPTDIYDLDFDRQLYRTTLVGDIPVGPDGRQSIALEGSPVGAAAAVALN; from the coding sequence ATGAGTGCAGCCGTCTCGGCCGACATCGGCTCGATCCAGGTCGCGCCGCTCTCGGCGCATATCGGCGCAGAAATTCACGGCGTCGATCTCACCCGGCCGCTATCCGCTCAACAGGTCGCGGAGATTCGCGCGGCCTTGCTGCGATGGCGAGTGGTGTTTTTCCGCGAGCAGTTTTTGACGCACGAGCAGCACGTCGCCTTTTCCGCGCAGTTCGGTGAGCTTACGGTGGGGCATCCGGTCTTCGGACACGTGGACGGTCATCCGCAGATCTACTCGATCTCCAAGTTTCGCAAGGCCACCCGCTTCGAGGGGGAGCCGCTGCTGAGACCGTGGACGGGATGGCACACCGATGTCACCGCCGCGATCAATCCGCCGTATGCGTCGATTTTGCGTGGCGTCACCATCCCGCCATTCGGCGGCGACACCCAGTGGACCAATCTCGTCACCGCTTATCTGAAGCTGTCCGAACCTTTGCGCGCGTTGGTCGATGGCTTGCGCGGCGTGCACCGGTTTGCGCCGCCGGCAGGCGCGAAGGGCACTGATTCATTCGTGCAGGCCGTATCGCAGCACACGCTCGTGACCGAGCATCCACTGGTACGTGTGCATCCGGAAACGGGGGAACGTGCGCTCTATGTGAGCCCTGGCTTCCTGAAGTACATCGTTGGCGTCACGCCGCGAGAAAATCAGGTGTTGCTGGAACTGCTCTGGGAACACGTGACGCGCCCCGAATTCACGGTTCGTTTCAAATGGGAGCTAGGCAGCATTGCCTTCTGGGACAATCGCGCCACCGCGCATCTGGCGCCTACGGATATCTACGATCTTGACTTCGACCGTCAGCTATATCGCACCACGCTGGTTGGCGATATTCCGGTTGGCCCGGATGGCCGGCAATCGATCGCGCTGGAAGGATCGCCGGTCGGGGCTGCGGCTGCTGTGGCGTTGAACTGA
- a CDS encoding LLM class flavin-dependent oxidoreductase, producing MPTSPARFGVWALVHGSRAALQDPDEPYDASWVRNKALVLEAERLGYDSVLVAQHTINPHREELDQLEAWTASAALAALTERIEIIAAIKPYLYHPVVLAKMAQQIEHISGGRFAINLVNAWNRPELERAGIGFAEHDARYAYGREWITVVDSLLRGERTSFNGEHFHVDDYFLRPTDPFRNRPRIYVGGESDPARELVADKGDVWFINGQPLEDVQKLIADVAARPRPASLPAPLRFGLSAFVIARETEAEAQEHLAHLFELAAKDAPLREQQKANIDPNVVMIKTFAKTPRVGSNGGTAAGLVGSYETVAQRIAAFHRAGIELFMLQFQPFEADMRGFAERVIPRVKALTA from the coding sequence ATGCCGACATCACCTGCCCGTTTCGGTGTCTGGGCACTCGTTCATGGCAGCCGCGCCGCGCTGCAGGATCCTGACGAACCGTACGACGCATCATGGGTGCGCAACAAGGCGCTGGTACTGGAGGCCGAGCGTCTCGGCTACGACTCCGTGCTGGTCGCGCAGCACACGATCAATCCGCACCGCGAGGAGCTGGATCAGCTCGAGGCGTGGACGGCTTCCGCTGCGCTTGCAGCGCTCACCGAGCGTATCGAGATTATCGCTGCCATCAAGCCCTATCTCTATCATCCGGTCGTGCTCGCGAAGATGGCGCAGCAGATCGAACACATCAGCGGCGGCCGCTTCGCCATCAATCTCGTCAATGCGTGGAATCGCCCCGAACTCGAGCGCGCCGGCATTGGTTTCGCCGAGCACGACGCGCGTTATGCATATGGCCGCGAGTGGATTACCGTTGTCGATTCGCTGTTGCGCGGCGAACGAACGAGTTTTAACGGCGAACACTTTCATGTCGACGACTATTTTCTGCGGCCGACCGACCCATTCCGCAATCGCCCGCGCATTTATGTGGGAGGCGAGTCGGATCCGGCGCGCGAGCTGGTGGCCGATAAGGGCGACGTCTGGTTCATCAACGGCCAGCCGCTGGAGGATGTGCAAAAGCTGATCGCCGATGTCGCCGCGCGGCCGCGTCCGGCATCGTTGCCCGCACCGTTGCGTTTTGGTCTGTCGGCATTCGTGATTGCGCGCGAAACCGAAGCAGAAGCACAAGAGCATCTTGCGCATCTGTTCGAACTGGCGGCCAAGGATGCGCCGTTACGCGAGCAGCAGAAAGCGAACATCGATCCAAACGTCGTCATGATCAAGACCTTCGCCAAAACGCCACGGGTGGGTTCGAACGGCGGCACGGCAGCAGGTCTTGTCGGCAGCTACGAGACAGTCGCGCAACGCATTGCCGCGTTTCATCGAGCCGGCATCGAACTGTTCATGCTGCAATTTCAGCCGTTTGAGGCGGATATGCGTGGCTTCGCCGAGCGGGTCATTCCGCGTGTGAAGGCGTTAACCGCGTGA